The following are from one region of the Streptomyces changanensis genome:
- a CDS encoding LacI family DNA-binding transcriptional regulator, with protein sequence MTPTASPAGPTLAVVAREAGVSVPTASKVVNGREDVAPETRRRVTEVLDRLGYVPRRRTPVPRRHGMVDLVLASLEGPQTAAVLRGAERAARAAGQDLVLSTGRHLGRDRLDRIASRGSTGVVFHREGVTAGAAARLARHRLPYVLLDPVRQPSSDALSVGAADRRGGAAAARHLLALGHERIAAVADPGHAVGAGAATDREAGGAGVDGEGGAGVDGGVGPGRDMERGAEGGGARLAGWRAALASAGVPHRPEYHRVLAPGTPQEQGARLRTRELLDLPQPPTAVFVCSDAMAPGVYAALAERGLRVPADVSVVGYGDLPGARWALPGLTTVRRPEAGMAAAAVGLLVRLASGERPDGALELPTELVVRSSTAPPGA encoded by the coding sequence ATGACGCCGACCGCGAGCCCCGCCGGTCCGACTCTGGCGGTGGTGGCCCGCGAGGCGGGCGTGTCGGTGCCCACCGCCTCGAAGGTCGTCAACGGCCGCGAGGACGTGGCGCCCGAGACCCGGCGCCGGGTGACCGAGGTGCTCGACCGGCTGGGATACGTACCGCGCCGGCGGACCCCCGTGCCCCGGCGGCACGGCATGGTGGACCTCGTCCTGGCCTCCCTGGAGGGCCCGCAGACCGCGGCCGTGCTGCGCGGCGCCGAGCGCGCGGCCCGCGCCGCCGGGCAGGACCTGGTCCTCTCGACCGGCCGGCACCTGGGGCGCGACCGGCTCGATCGCATCGCCTCCCGGGGCTCGACCGGCGTGGTGTTCCACCGGGAGGGGGTGACGGCGGGCGCGGCCGCCCGTCTCGCCCGGCACCGGCTGCCGTACGTACTCCTCGATCCGGTGCGGCAGCCGTCGTCGGACGCCTTGTCCGTCGGCGCGGCGGACCGGCGGGGCGGAGCGGCGGCGGCCCGCCACCTTCTGGCGCTGGGCCACGAGCGGATCGCGGCCGTCGCCGACCCCGGACACGCGGTCGGGGCCGGGGCGGCGACGGACCGGGAGGCCGGTGGTGCGGGCGTCGACGGGGAGGGCGGAGCCGGCGTCGACGGGGGCGTGGGCCCGGGCCGCGACATGGAGCGCGGCGCCGAGGGCGGCGGCGCGCGGCTCGCGGGCTGGCGCGCGGCCCTCGCCTCGGCCGGGGTCCCGCACCGCCCCGAGTACCACCGCGTCCTTGCCCCCGGCACGCCGCAGGAGCAGGGCGCGCGGCTGCGGACGCGGGAGCTGCTGGACCTGCCGCAGCCGCCCACGGCCGTCTTCGTCTGCTCGGACGCGATGGCCCCGGGGGTCTACGCGGCGCTCGCCGAACGGGGCCTGCGCGTGCCCGCGGACGTGTCGGTCGTGGGCTACGGCGACCTGCCCGGCGCGCGGTGGGCCCTGCCGGGGCTGACGACCGTGCGCCGACCGGAGGCCGGGATGGCCGCCGCGGCGGTGGGGCTGCTCGTACGGCTGGCCTCGGGTGAGCGGCCGGACGGCGCTCTGGAGCTGCCGACGGAACTGGTGGTCCGGTCGAGCACCGCGCCGCCGGGCGCGTGA
- the mmuM gene encoding homocysteine S-methyltransferase, which produces MTPTTPLFTTALASPTATLVLDGGLSNQLEAQGHDLSDDLWSARLLAEDPEAVVAAHLAYYRAGADVVTTAGYQATFEGFARRGVDREGAARLLALSVELAREAARRARADGVARPLWVAASAGPYGAMRADGSEYRGRYGLGVAALEAFHRPRLEVLAAAGPDVLALETVPDADEARALLRAVRGLGVPAWLSYTVADGRTRADQPLEEAFGLAADADEVVAVGVNCCAPEETERAVALAARVTGKPVVAYPNSGEAWDAGARAWHGRPTFSPDLAEAWRRAGARLIGGCCRVGPAAITDLATRLHP; this is translated from the coding sequence ATGACCCCCACCACTCCCCTGTTCACCACCGCCCTCGCCTCGCCGACGGCCACCCTCGTCCTCGACGGCGGCCTCTCCAACCAACTGGAGGCACAGGGGCACGACTTGTCCGACGACCTGTGGTCGGCGCGGCTGCTCGCCGAGGACCCGGAGGCCGTCGTCGCCGCCCACCTCGCCTACTACCGGGCGGGCGCCGACGTGGTGACCACCGCCGGGTACCAGGCCACCTTCGAGGGGTTCGCCCGGCGGGGCGTCGACCGGGAGGGGGCGGCCCGGCTCCTCGCCCTGAGCGTGGAACTGGCCCGCGAGGCGGCCCGCCGGGCCCGCGCCGACGGCGTGGCCCGCCCGCTGTGGGTGGCCGCGTCCGCCGGCCCGTACGGGGCGATGCGGGCCGACGGTTCGGAGTACCGGGGCCGGTACGGGCTGGGCGTGGCCGCGCTGGAGGCGTTCCACCGCCCGCGCCTGGAGGTGCTCGCCGCGGCCGGGCCCGACGTCCTCGCCCTGGAGACCGTGCCGGACGCCGACGAGGCGCGCGCCCTGCTGCGGGCGGTACGGGGCCTGGGCGTGCCGGCCTGGCTGTCGTACACGGTCGCCGACGGCCGCACCCGGGCGGACCAGCCGCTGGAGGAGGCGTTCGGGCTCGCGGCGGACGCGGACGAGGTGGTGGCGGTCGGGGTCAACTGCTGCGCCCCGGAGGAGACGGAGCGGGCGGTCGCGCTCGCCGCACGCGTGACGGGCAAGCCGGTGGTGGCCTATCCGAACAGCGGCGAGGCGTGGGACGCCGGGGCGCGCGCCTGGCACGGGCGGCCGACGTTCTCGCCCGACCTGGCGGAGGCGTGGCGACGGGCCGGGGCGCGCCTGATCGGCGGCTGCTGCCGGGTGGGACCCGCGGCGATCACGGACCTGGCGACCCGGCTCCACCCCTGA
- a CDS encoding glycoside hydrolase family 43 protein, whose protein sequence is MNPRHAFNRRLLLQGAVAAGALAAAPGAARAADGPPGTSAPAGAVPGAADRAAARAPGALPGRPYANPLVRNRADPHIQRHTDGRYYFTATVPEYDRIVLRRSRTLRGLTTADEAVVWRRHTSGDMSAHIWAPELHHIDGRWYLYFAAAPAHDVWRIRMWVLENRHPDPFRGTWTERGMITTAWDTFSLDATTFTHRGDRYLAWAQHEPGTDSNTGVFLSRMADPLTLTGPQVRLTTPEYPWERVGFKVNEGAAFLRRNGRIFMTYSASATDSNYCLGLLTADERADLMDPASWTKSPVPVFTSDDTTGQYGPGHNSFTVAEDGRTDVLVYHARQYREITGDPLHDPNRHTRVQRLGWKPDGTPDFGVPVPDHA, encoded by the coding sequence ATGAACCCCCGTCACGCCTTCAACCGCCGGCTCCTCCTCCAGGGCGCCGTGGCCGCCGGCGCCCTCGCGGCCGCACCGGGCGCCGCCCGTGCCGCCGACGGGCCGCCCGGCACCTCCGCTCCCGCCGGCGCCGTCCCCGGCGCGGCCGACCGGGCCGCCGCCCGGGCCCCCGGCGCGCTGCCGGGCCGCCCGTACGCGAACCCCCTCGTCCGCAACCGCGCCGATCCGCACATCCAGCGCCACACCGACGGCCGCTACTACTTCACCGCGACCGTCCCCGAGTACGACCGCATCGTGCTGCGCCGGTCGCGGACCCTGCGGGGCCTGACCACCGCCGACGAGGCCGTGGTGTGGCGCCGCCACACCAGCGGCGACATGTCCGCCCACATATGGGCGCCCGAACTGCACCACATCGACGGCCGCTGGTACCTGTACTTCGCCGCGGCCCCGGCCCACGACGTGTGGCGCATCCGCATGTGGGTGCTGGAGAACCGCCATCCCGACCCGTTCCGGGGGACGTGGACCGAGCGCGGCATGATCACGACCGCCTGGGACACCTTCTCGCTCGACGCCACCACCTTCACCCACCGCGGAGACCGCTACCTGGCGTGGGCGCAGCACGAACCCGGCACGGACTCCAACACCGGCGTCTTTCTCTCCCGGATGGCCGACCCGCTGACCCTGACCGGTCCCCAGGTGCGGCTCACGACGCCGGAGTACCCGTGGGAACGCGTCGGCTTCAAGGTGAACGAGGGCGCCGCGTTCCTCCGGCGCAACGGCCGGATCTTCATGACGTACTCGGCCAGTGCCACCGACAGCAACTACTGCCTGGGCCTGCTCACCGCCGACGAGCGCGCCGACCTGATGGACCCGGCCTCCTGGACCAAGTCCCCGGTACCGGTCTTCACCAGCGACGACACCACCGGCCAGTACGGTCCGGGCCACAACAGCTTCACCGTCGCCGAGGACGGTCGCACCGACGTCCTCGTCTACCACGCCCGCCAGTACCGGGAGATCACCGGCGACCCGCTGCACGACCCGAACCGGCACACCCGCGTCCAGCGGCTCGGCTGGAAGCCCGACGGCACCCCGGACTTCGGCGTCCCGGTCCCCGACCACGCCTGA
- a CDS encoding ATP-binding protein translates to MAPGNALTPQLTAARPLTLTTPPHRHPDAPPAPRTPPPAPHPHAPDVRRFAFELPARAEAVARARRLVTERLVLWGLAGEVGETAELVVSELFTNAVVHTGSGRVVCELRDRGEHVRIAVHDEGCAVAGPRARPADREECGRGLLLVDAVSSAWGSHDARHGAGRVVWAELLHGTAGPC, encoded by the coding sequence GTGGCACCTGGTAATGCGCTCACCCCCCAGCTCACGGCCGCGCGACCGCTGACCCTGACCACCCCTCCCCACCGGCACCCCGACGCCCCGCCGGCGCCGCGGACGCCTCCGCCCGCTCCCCATCCGCACGCCCCTGACGTGCGCCGTTTCGCCTTCGAGCTGCCCGCGCGCGCCGAGGCCGTCGCCCGGGCGCGCCGGCTCGTCACCGAGCGGCTGGTGCTGTGGGGCCTCGCGGGTGAGGTGGGCGAGACCGCCGAGCTGGTCGTCTCCGAGCTGTTCACCAACGCCGTCGTCCACACCGGGAGCGGCCGCGTCGTGTGCGAGCTGCGCGACCGCGGCGAGCACGTGCGGATCGCCGTCCACGACGAGGGCTGCGCGGTGGCCGGGCCGCGTGCCCGCCCGGCCGACCGGGAGGAGTGCGGCCGCGGCCTGCTCCTCGTCGACGCCGTCAGCAGCGCCTGGGGCAGCCACGACGCCCGGCACGGGGCGGGGCGCGTCGTCTGGGCCGAGCTGCTCCACGGCACGGCGGGCCCATGCTGA
- a CDS encoding helix-turn-helix domain-containing protein has protein sequence MSEPRSAPTVGQVVLGKRLQDLRERAGLKREEAARVLHVAPATIRRMETAEVALKIPYVQLLLQAYGVDRDEAAGFVQLAEEANRPGWWQRFHDVLPTWFSMYVSLEGAAGLIRAYEPHFVPGLLQTEDYARAVLRAGAVGRVSPEDIERHVALRMERQALLSRLDPPKFWVIMDETVLRRRPPGTGPAVMRAQLDRLVEAAELPHVTLQVAEFATGHHPGTYGPFVLFRFAVPELPDMVYSEYLTGAVYLDARPEVASHLEVMDRMAAQAATAQRTKEILRAFRKEL, from the coding sequence GTGAGCGAGCCGCGGTCCGCCCCCACCGTGGGACAGGTCGTTCTCGGCAAGCGACTCCAGGATCTGCGGGAGCGAGCGGGTCTGAAGCGGGAGGAGGCCGCCAGGGTCCTGCACGTCGCCCCGGCCACCATCCGCCGCATGGAGACGGCCGAGGTCGCGTTGAAGATCCCGTACGTGCAGCTGCTCCTCCAGGCGTACGGCGTCGACCGCGACGAGGCGGCCGGCTTCGTGCAGCTGGCGGAGGAGGCCAACCGGCCCGGCTGGTGGCAGCGCTTCCACGACGTCCTGCCCACCTGGTTCAGCATGTACGTGAGCCTGGAGGGCGCCGCCGGCCTCATCCGGGCCTACGAACCGCACTTCGTGCCCGGGCTCCTCCAGACCGAGGACTACGCCCGCGCGGTGCTCCGCGCCGGGGCGGTCGGCCGGGTCTCACCCGAGGACATCGAACGGCACGTGGCCCTGCGCATGGAGCGCCAGGCCCTCCTCAGCCGTCTCGACCCCCCGAAGTTCTGGGTGATCATGGACGAGACGGTGCTGCGCCGCCGGCCGCCCGGCACGGGCCCGGCGGTCATGCGCGCCCAGCTCGACCGGCTCGTCGAGGCGGCCGAGCTCCCGCACGTCACCCTCCAGGTCGCGGAGTTCGCGACCGGGCACCACCCCGGCACGTACGGCCCCTTCGTGCTCTTCCGGTTCGCGGTGCCCGAGCTCCCCGACATGGTCTACAGCGAGTACCTGACCGGTGCCGTCTACCTCGACGCGCGCCCCGAGGTGGCCTCCCACCTCGAGGTCATGGACCGCATGGCGGCACAGGCCGCCACCGCACAACGTACGAAGGAAATCCTCCGGGCTTTCCGCAAGGAGCTGTGA
- a CDS encoding DUF397 domain-containing protein codes for MVRIYNGMPATDLGAEGWHKPWSGGNGGNCIEAMKLADGRVAVRQSADPDGPALIYTPGEIAAFIQGAKSGQADFLLT; via the coding sequence ATGGTTCGCATATACAACGGCATGCCCGCCACCGACCTCGGCGCCGAGGGGTGGCACAAGCCGTGGAGCGGCGGCAACGGCGGCAACTGCATCGAGGCCATGAAGCTGGCCGACGGCAGGGTCGCGGTGCGCCAGTCCGCCGACCCCGACGGCCCCGCGCTCATCTACACCCCCGGGGAGATCGCCGCGTTCATCCAGGGCGCCAAGTCCGGGCAGGCCGACTTCCTGCTCACCTGA
- a CDS encoding SAM-dependent methyltransferase, with translation MTGNDTATEEASPADGVRIDTSKPHPARMYDWFLGGKDNYPVDEEMARQLLTIDARGRDMARVNRAFMHRATRWLGAAGVRQYLDIGTGIPTEPNLHQIAQQVAPESRIVYCDNDPIVLAHAAALLRSTPEGATAYIQADARDPRTILEQAGDVLDFSRPVALSMLALLHFVDDEDGAYELLARLVERLAPGSYVVLSHVTSEFDPEGAAKARAVYQGRGLTLRPRSREEFGRFLDGLELVEPGVSLTAEWHPELGEPVPVAGDEPIPGYAAVARKP, from the coding sequence ATGACCGGGAACGACACCGCCACCGAGGAAGCCTCCCCCGCCGACGGCGTACGGATCGACACCAGCAAGCCCCATCCCGCCCGGATGTACGACTGGTTCCTCGGCGGCAAGGACAACTACCCCGTCGACGAGGAGATGGCCCGCCAGCTGCTCACCATCGACGCCCGCGGCCGCGACATGGCCCGCGTCAACCGCGCCTTCATGCACCGGGCGACCCGCTGGCTCGGCGCGGCCGGCGTCCGCCAGTACCTCGACATCGGCACGGGGATACCCACCGAGCCCAACCTGCACCAGATCGCCCAGCAGGTAGCGCCCGAGTCGCGGATCGTCTACTGCGACAACGACCCCATCGTCCTCGCCCACGCCGCGGCGCTGCTGCGTTCCACCCCCGAGGGCGCCACCGCGTACATCCAGGCCGACGCCCGCGACCCGCGCACCATCCTGGAACAGGCGGGCGACGTCCTCGACTTCTCCCGGCCGGTCGCCCTGTCCATGCTCGCCCTGCTCCACTTCGTCGACGACGAGGACGGCGCCTACGAGCTGCTCGCCCGGCTCGTCGAGCGCCTCGCGCCGGGCAGCTACGTCGTCCTGTCGCACGTGACGAGCGAGTTCGACCCCGAGGGCGCCGCGAAGGCACGCGCCGTGTACCAGGGCCGCGGCCTCACTCTGCGGCCCCGCAGCCGCGAGGAGTTCGGCCGCTTCCTCGACGGGCTGGAGCTCGTCGAACCGGGCGTCTCGCTGACCGCGGAGTGGCACCCCGAGCTCGGTGAGCCCGTTCCCGTGGCCGGCGACGAACCCATCCCGGGGTACGCCGCTGTCGCCCGCAAGCCCTGA
- a CDS encoding 6-phospho-beta-glucosidase — MRLTILGGGGFRVPLVYRALLADHGEGRVTRVVLHDVDGARLAAICRVLADQAAGVPDAPAVSATTDLDEALRGADFVFSAIRVGGLAGRAADERVALAEGVLGQETVGAGGVAYGLRTVPVAVHVARRVAELAPAAWVINFTNPAGLVTEAMSRVLGDRVVGICDSPVGLGRRVARVLGADPARAWVDYVGLNHLGWLRGLLVDGRDLLPRLLADDVALGSFEEGRLFGPDWLRSLGAVPNEYLHYYYFNRETVRAYREAVCTRGAYLRDQQEGFYAAAARPEVRALDAWRHTLAEREATYMAANRTAAGDEAGRAEEDLVPGGYEQVALALMRAVARDERSTLVLNVRNRSTLSVLDADAVVEVPCLVDANGAHPMAAAPLPNHAVGLVAAVKAVEREVLAAAESGSRQAAVKAFALHPLVDSVAVGRRLLDAYRAEHPELAYLD, encoded by the coding sequence ATGAGGCTGACGATTCTGGGCGGCGGCGGGTTCCGGGTGCCGCTGGTGTACCGGGCGCTGCTCGCCGACCACGGGGAGGGCCGGGTCACCCGGGTCGTCCTGCACGACGTGGACGGGGCGCGGCTCGCCGCGATCTGCAGGGTGCTGGCCGACCAGGCGGCGGGCGTGCCCGACGCGCCGGCCGTGAGCGCGACCACCGACCTCGACGAGGCGCTGCGGGGCGCGGACTTCGTGTTCTCGGCGATCCGCGTCGGCGGCCTCGCGGGGCGCGCGGCGGACGAGCGGGTGGCGCTGGCGGAGGGGGTGCTCGGGCAGGAGACGGTCGGCGCGGGCGGAGTCGCCTACGGGCTGCGGACGGTGCCGGTGGCGGTGCACGTGGCCCGGCGGGTGGCCGAACTGGCGCCGGCCGCCTGGGTCATCAACTTCACCAACCCGGCGGGCCTGGTCACGGAGGCGATGTCGCGGGTGCTCGGCGACCGGGTCGTCGGCATCTGCGACTCGCCGGTGGGGCTGGGCCGGCGGGTGGCGCGGGTGCTCGGCGCGGACCCGGCGCGGGCGTGGGTCGACTACGTGGGCCTCAACCACCTCGGCTGGCTGCGCGGGCTGCTGGTCGACGGGCGCGACCTGCTGCCGCGGCTGCTCGCCGACGACGTGGCGCTCGGCTCGTTCGAGGAGGGCCGGCTGTTCGGCCCGGACTGGCTCCGCTCGCTCGGCGCGGTCCCCAACGAGTACCTGCACTACTACTACTTCAACCGCGAGACGGTCCGCGCCTACCGGGAGGCGGTGTGCACGCGCGGGGCGTACCTGCGCGACCAGCAGGAGGGGTTCTACGCGGCGGCCGCCCGACCGGAGGTGCGCGCCCTCGACGCGTGGCGGCACACGCTCGCGGAGCGGGAGGCCACGTACATGGCGGCCAACCGCACGGCCGCCGGGGACGAGGCGGGGCGGGCCGAGGAGGACCTGGTGCCCGGCGGCTACGAGCAGGTGGCGCTCGCGCTGATGCGGGCGGTCGCGCGGGACGAGCGGTCCACGCTCGTCCTGAACGTCCGCAACCGGTCGACGCTGTCGGTGCTGGACGCCGACGCCGTCGTCGAGGTGCCGTGCCTGGTGGACGCGAACGGCGCCCACCCGATGGCCGCGGCGCCGCTGCCGAACCACGCCGTGGGGCTGGTGGCGGCCGTGAAGGCGGTGGAGCGGGAGGTGCTCGCGGCGGCGGAGAGCGGTTCGCGGCAGGCGGCGGTCAAGGCGTTCGCGCTGCATCCGCTGGTCGACTCGGTGGCGGTGGGCCGACGGCTGCTGGACGCCTACCGGGCGGAGCACCCGGAGCTCGCGTACCTCGACTGA
- a CDS encoding hydroxysqualene dehydroxylase, producing the protein MNRTGTTRRTFVAGAAAVTGAGVVGVAPTARAGVPRSPGPADVPGRSVAVLGGGVAGLTAAHELAERGFRVTVYERRALGGKARSMDVPGSARGGRRPLPAEHGFRFIPGIYHNLPDTMRRIPFPGNPNGVFDNLVAPGEMMFARTGREDLRFPIPWPGHRPERLTLDELRRALTALLDTALRLPLHETAYFVNRALVFLTSCQERRDEVWERTPWWEFTRAARMSVDYQRILAIGVTRNIVATKAEEASTRTVGTLGEAFVLNALGRGADGPPDRILNAPTNEAWIDPWVAHLRALGVEFRIGWTLREMRYGDGRITAALVDDPQGGRHAVTAGHYVCALPVEHARRTWGPALRAADPQLARCDRLRTDWMTGIQFYLTERPPLVRGHVNCIDSPWSLTAIAQAHHWTGGDFAARYGDGVAVDCLSVDISEWDRPGILYGRTAKQCTREQVAREVWAQLKAALNDTGHQALKDGALHSWFLDPGVDGLGTPHPTNEDELLIHPVGTFHDRPRAQTRVPNFYLAGDYVSVDIDLATMEGANAAARQAVNALLDRSGSDAPRCAVRPLFRAPEIEGLRRHDLFRYRLGLPNALDLG; encoded by the coding sequence ATGAACCGTACGGGTACGACGCGACGCACGTTCGTGGCGGGCGCCGCCGCCGTCACCGGGGCGGGGGTCGTGGGCGTGGCGCCGACCGCCCGGGCAGGGGTTCCCCGCTCCCCCGGGCCGGCTGACGTGCCAGGCCGCTCCGTCGCCGTGCTGGGAGGCGGCGTCGCGGGGCTGACGGCCGCTCACGAGCTGGCCGAGCGGGGCTTCCGCGTCACCGTCTACGAGCGGCGCGCACTCGGCGGGAAGGCCCGCAGCATGGACGTGCCCGGCAGTGCCCGGGGCGGGCGCAGACCACTCCCCGCGGAGCACGGTTTCCGCTTCATCCCGGGCATCTACCACAACCTGCCCGACACGATGCGGCGGATCCCGTTCCCCGGGAACCCGAACGGGGTCTTCGACAACCTCGTCGCGCCCGGCGAGATGATGTTCGCCCGCACCGGCCGCGAGGACCTGCGCTTCCCGATCCCCTGGCCCGGGCACCGGCCCGAACGGCTGACCCTCGACGAGCTGCGCCGCGCGCTGACCGCCCTGCTCGACACCGCCCTGCGCCTGCCGCTCCACGAGACCGCCTACTTCGTCAACCGGGCGCTCGTCTTCCTCACCAGCTGCCAGGAGCGGCGCGACGAGGTGTGGGAGCGCACGCCCTGGTGGGAGTTCACCCGGGCGGCGCGGATGTCGGTCGACTACCAGCGGATCCTCGCCATCGGGGTGACCCGCAACATCGTCGCCACCAAGGCCGAGGAGGCCAGCACCCGCACCGTCGGCACGCTCGGCGAGGCGTTCGTCCTGAACGCGCTCGGCCGGGGCGCGGACGGCCCGCCCGACCGGATCCTCAACGCCCCCACCAACGAGGCGTGGATCGACCCCTGGGTGGCGCACCTGCGCGCGCTGGGCGTGGAGTTCAGGATCGGCTGGACGCTGCGCGAGATGCGGTACGGCGACGGGCGGATCACCGCCGCGCTGGTCGACGACCCGCAGGGCGGACGCCACGCGGTCACCGCCGGGCACTACGTCTGCGCGCTGCCCGTCGAGCACGCCCGCCGCACCTGGGGCCCGGCCCTGCGGGCGGCCGACCCCCAGCTGGCCCGCTGCGACCGGCTGCGCACCGACTGGATGACGGGCATCCAGTTCTATCTGACCGAGCGTCCGCCGCTCGTGCGGGGCCACGTGAACTGCATCGACTCGCCCTGGTCGTTGACGGCCATCGCCCAGGCCCACCACTGGACGGGCGGGGACTTCGCCGCGCGGTACGGCGACGGGGTGGCCGTGGACTGCCTGTCGGTGGACATCTCGGAGTGGGACCGGCCGGGGATCCTGTACGGGCGGACCGCGAAGCAGTGCACCCGGGAGCAGGTCGCGCGGGAGGTGTGGGCGCAGCTGAAGGCCGCGCTGAACGACACCGGCCACCAGGCGCTCAAGGACGGTGCGCTGCACTCGTGGTTCCTGGACCCGGGCGTCGACGGGCTCGGCACCCCGCACCCGACGAACGAGGACGAGCTGCTGATCCACCCCGTCGGCACGTTCCACGACCGGCCGCGGGCTCAGACCCGCGTGCCGAACTTCTACCTGGCCGGCGACTACGTCTCCGTCGACATCGACCTCGCGACGATGGAGGGCGCCAACGCGGCGGCGCGCCAAGCCGTGAACGCGCTGCTGGACCGGTCGGGCTCGGACGCGCCGCGGTGCGCGGTGCGCCCGCTGTTCCGGGCTCCGGAGATCGAGGGGCTGCGGCGGCACGACCTGTTCCGCTACCGGCTGGGCCTGCCCAACGCGCTCGACCTGGGGTGA
- a CDS encoding YchJ family protein, which produces MSRRKPRPRTAPARAAAPAPAPALGPDAPCPCGSAAAYGQCCGRFHSGVERAPTAERLMRSRYSAFVVRDEGYLLRTWAAATRPRSVDFDPETRWTGLEVLDTTDGTLFHTTGTVTFAAHYTHAGEPGALRERSRFEKDGGAWVYVDGTFD; this is translated from the coding sequence ATGTCGCGACGCAAGCCACGCCCCCGCACCGCCCCCGCCCGTGCCGCCGCGCCGGCCCCCGCCCCGGCCCTCGGGCCGGACGCGCCCTGCCCGTGCGGATCGGCGGCGGCGTACGGCCAGTGCTGCGGACGCTTCCACTCGGGCGTCGAGCGGGCCCCGACGGCGGAGCGGCTGATGCGGTCGCGCTACAGCGCCTTCGTGGTGCGCGACGAGGGGTACCTGCTGCGCACCTGGGCGGCGGCCACCCGCCCCCGCTCGGTCGACTTCGACCCGGAGACCCGCTGGACGGGCCTGGAGGTCCTGGACACGACGGACGGCACGCTCTTCCACACGACCGGCACGGTGACCTTCGCCGCGCACTACACCCACGCCGGCGAGCCGGGCGCGCTCCGCGAGCGCAGCCGCTTCGAGAAGGACGGCGGGGCGTGGGTGTACGTGGACGGCACGTTCGACTGA